One Lentibacillus cibarius DNA window includes the following coding sequences:
- the pstB gene encoding phosphate ABC transporter ATP-binding protein PstB, whose translation MAVVSTEARSIFEVKDMNLWYGHFHALKNLNLSMSKNEITAIIGPSGCGKSTFIKTLNLMVNMVPTVTMTGEVNYNGSNILSSKIDLVNLRKQIGMVFQKGNPFPQSIYDNVAYGPRIHGIINRKKLDHIVESSLKDVALWDEVKDRLSSNAMGLSGGQQQRLCIARALANKPEVILMDEPTSSLDPVSTLKIEELITELKTKYTIVVVTHNMQQAARISDKSVFFLHGEVVESSDTNTLFTNPKDSRTKDYITGRFG comes from the coding sequence ATGGCCGTTGTATCAACAGAAGCCCGTTCAATATTTGAAGTCAAGGATATGAATCTATGGTATGGACATTTTCATGCGCTTAAAAACCTGAATTTATCCATGTCAAAAAATGAAATAACTGCCATTATCGGACCTTCCGGGTGTGGTAAATCGACGTTTATAAAAACACTCAATTTAATGGTCAATATGGTTCCAACTGTAACAATGACTGGTGAAGTTAACTATAACGGTTCAAATATTTTAAGCAGTAAAATTGATCTAGTCAATTTAAGAAAACAGATAGGAATGGTTTTCCAAAAGGGTAACCCATTCCCACAGTCAATCTATGATAATGTCGCTTACGGTCCGCGGATTCATGGAATTATAAACAGGAAAAAGCTTGATCACATTGTTGAATCATCCCTGAAGGACGTTGCCCTGTGGGATGAAGTGAAGGATCGTCTCAGCAGTAATGCCATGGGATTATCTGGCGGGCAGCAGCAAAGACTGTGTATAGCTCGAGCATTAGCTAACAAACCAGAAGTGATTTTGATGGATGAACCTACGTCTTCATTAGACCCCGTTTCTACTTTAAAAATAGAGGAATTAATAACGGAATTGAAGACTAAATATACGATTGTTGTAGTAACACATAACATGCAACAAGCGGCGCGAATATCGGACAAATCGGTCTTTTTTCTACACGGTGAGGTAGTGGAATCATCTGATACGAACACTTTATTCACAAATCCCAAAGATAGCAGAACAAAGGATTATATTACTGGCCGGTTTGGTTAA
- a CDS encoding response regulator transcription factor, whose translation MDQKILIVDDEVSIVTLLKYNVEQAGFKTEVAYTGTSGLEKATSSSFDLIILDLMLPELEGTEVCKQLRHRNIDTPILMLTAKGDELDKVLGLELGADDYLTKPFSPKEVVARVKAILRRTNKKEIGNESTIHIADLTIYPEQYEATINGEPLQFTRREFELLYYLAKHKSKVLSREQLLMAVWDYDFAGDTRAVDVHVSHLRDKIEPDLKHPVYIKTVHGLGYKMEDSHS comes from the coding sequence ATGGATCAAAAAATACTAATAGTGGATGATGAAGTTTCAATCGTAACTTTACTCAAGTACAATGTTGAACAAGCTGGCTTTAAGACTGAAGTTGCATACACTGGAACAAGCGGATTAGAAAAAGCAACCAGTTCTTCTTTTGATTTAATCATATTAGATTTAATGCTTCCCGAATTAGAAGGAACAGAGGTGTGCAAGCAATTAAGGCATAGAAACATTGATACACCAATACTTATGCTTACAGCTAAAGGGGATGAACTTGATAAAGTGCTGGGACTGGAGTTAGGTGCAGATGATTACTTAACCAAGCCATTTAGTCCAAAGGAAGTGGTTGCGAGAGTAAAAGCAATCCTGAGAAGAACAAATAAAAAAGAGATTGGCAATGAATCGACCATACACATTGCAGACTTAACTATATATCCAGAGCAGTATGAAGCAACGATTAATGGCGAACCTTTACAATTTACAAGGAGAGAATTTGAATTACTATACTATTTAGCAAAACATAAAAGCAAGGTTTTGTCGAGAGAACAATTATTGATGGCTGTATGGGACTATGATTTTGCAGGAGACACGAGAGCCGTCGATGTTCATGTCAGTCATTTGAGAGACAAGATTGAACCTGATTTGAAACACCCCGTTTATATCAAAACGGTTCATGGACTTGGATATAAGATGGAGGATTCCCATTCATGA
- a CDS encoding GtrA family protein, producing MSQQKRGPTQFLQFGVIGLANAAIDIGALNLLLILFHTDSKGLLLLYNTIAYSLAVANSYFWNGTITFKRSSEGSNRQRILFIVQGLVSLGVNNLTFLGTNELLNFIGINNLLQYNFSKGMAMFLSFLASFFMVKYIVFRDYQK from the coding sequence ATGTCACAACAAAAACGAGGCCCGACGCAATTTTTGCAGTTTGGTGTTATTGGTTTGGCCAATGCAGCCATTGATATAGGAGCATTGAATCTGTTACTGATTTTATTTCATACGGATTCTAAAGGATTGCTTTTATTATATAATACCATAGCGTATTCACTGGCTGTGGCAAACAGTTATTTCTGGAATGGCACTATCACGTTTAAGCGTTCCTCTGAAGGAAGCAATCGTCAGCGTATATTGTTTATTGTTCAAGGGTTAGTCAGTCTTGGTGTGAATAATCTCACTTTTCTTGGTACGAATGAATTGTTGAACTTTATTGGTATTAATAACTTGCTGCAATATAATTTTTCTAAAGGAATGGCAATGTTTCTCTCATTTTTGGCAAGTTTTTTCATGGTGAAATACATTGTGTTTCGGGATTATCAAAAGTGA
- the pstA gene encoding phosphate ABC transporter permease PstA, whose product MKSKVADRIATSVFVALALIIVIIMAGLLFFILSRGVPDISWRFLTTESSTVSAGGGIRDQLFNSFYVLFITMLITVPLGVLGGIYMAEYAKQNKVTSFIRSCIELLASLPSIVVGMFGLLVFVNAMGWGYSILGGALALTIFNIPVMVRVSEDAIRAVPREQKEASLALGISHWHSIKTVLIPGAFPGILTGTILASGRVFGEAAALLFTAGLSTPGLDYGNWNPFSETSPLNLFRPAETLAVHIWAVNTNGIMPDVERIADGSSAVLVICVLMFNLLARWAGKLVHRKITASR is encoded by the coding sequence ATGAAAAGCAAGGTAGCAGACCGAATCGCCACAAGTGTTTTTGTTGCACTAGCTTTAATTATCGTCATCATAATGGCTGGATTACTTTTCTTCATTTTATCCAGAGGTGTCCCCGACATTTCATGGCGTTTTTTAACCACTGAATCAAGTACGGTTAGTGCAGGCGGTGGCATACGGGATCAATTATTTAACTCGTTCTACGTGTTATTCATCACCATGTTGATAACTGTCCCATTAGGGGTTCTGGGTGGAATCTACATGGCCGAGTATGCAAAACAGAACAAAGTGACAAGTTTTATTCGCTCATGCATTGAATTGCTTGCCTCCCTTCCTTCCATCGTGGTTGGCATGTTTGGTTTACTTGTATTCGTAAATGCAATGGGATGGGGATATTCAATTCTTGGTGGTGCACTGGCATTAACCATTTTTAATATTCCTGTTATGGTTCGTGTTAGTGAAGATGCGATCAGAGCAGTTCCCAGAGAACAAAAGGAAGCAAGTTTAGCACTGGGAATTTCTCATTGGCATTCAATAAAAACAGTCCTGATACCTGGTGCTTTTCCCGGTATTTTAACTGGAACAATTCTTGCATCAGGCCGTGTTTTTGGAGAAGCTGCTGCATTGCTTTTTACAGCTGGTTTGTCTACCCCTGGATTGGATTATGGCAATTGGAATCCCTTTTCAGAAACATCACCATTAAATCTCTTTCGACCGGCAGAGACATTAGCTGTGCATATATGGGCAGTCAATACAAATGGAATTATGCCAGACGTAGAAAGAATTGCTGACGGATCATCGGCTGTATTAGTTATTTGTGTATTAATGTTTAATTTATTGGCTCGCTGGGCAGGCAAACTCGTTCATAGGAAAATTACAGCCAGCAGATAA
- a CDS encoding phosphate ABC transporter substrate-binding protein PstS family protein, which yields MKKIKLLGIFVLFVLIFGVLAACGAEKEEQENSTSSGGNSGSIVVSGSSAMQPLVAAAAEKFTAQNPETDITVNAGGSGTGLSEVSEGTVEIGNSDVFAEKKDGIPADELVDHKVAVVGITAAVNPKAGIDNLSKENLSKVFTKEVTNWSEVGGNDQAITLVNRPDSSGTRATFVNFALNGATPAEGVTENSSNTVRKIVEETPGAIGYLAFSYFTDKDSVVPLSIDGVEATDENVQSGEFPVWAYQHAYTKGEPDGLTKAFLQYLLSDDIQGGLVPEQGYIAASKMQVERDAKGNLTNK from the coding sequence ATGAAGAAGATTAAGCTACTAGGAATCTTTGTACTATTTGTTTTAATTTTTGGGGTGCTTGCAGCATGCGGTGCGGAAAAAGAAGAGCAGGAAAATAGCACAAGCTCAGGTGGAAATAGTGGTTCTATAGTCGTGTCTGGGTCTAGTGCCATGCAGCCACTAGTTGCTGCAGCTGCAGAAAAATTTACGGCGCAAAATCCTGAAACAGATATAACAGTTAATGCTGGTGGATCTGGTACTGGATTGAGTGAAGTTTCTGAAGGGACAGTAGAGATTGGTAACTCCGACGTCTTCGCGGAAAAAAAAGACGGAATCCCTGCTGATGAATTAGTAGATCACAAGGTCGCTGTGGTTGGTATAACCGCTGCGGTAAATCCAAAAGCAGGCATTGATAACCTGTCTAAGGAAAACTTAAGTAAGGTATTCACTAAAGAAGTAACCAACTGGTCGGAAGTTGGAGGGAACGATCAGGCCATTACATTAGTTAACCGCCCGGATTCATCCGGTACTCGTGCAACTTTTGTCAACTTTGCTTTAAATGGTGCAACACCTGCAGAGGGGGTAACCGAAAATTCTTCAAATACAGTGAGAAAGATTGTTGAAGAAACACCTGGCGCCATTGGATATTTGGCATTTTCATACTTCACTGATAAGGATTCTGTCGTACCTTTGTCTATTGACGGGGTAGAAGCTACAGATGAAAATGTTCAATCCGGTGAATTTCCAGTATGGGCCTACCAGCACGCCTACACAAAAGGCGAACCTGACGGGTTAACAAAGGCGTTCTTACAGTATCTGCTGAGTGATGACATACAGGGCGGTTTAGTTCCTGAGCAAGGCTATATCGCTGCTTCGAAAATGCAAGTAGAGCGCGATGCGAAAGGAAACCTGACAAATAAATAA
- a CDS encoding ATP-binding protein, protein MESIKQHITSPEQKRLKTFVCEGCHQHVSQTELIIPSGPREGERVIANYGCRCEDIKLAKAAEQKYSQLKHRKLMDSFNYYSLINDSLKEATLDNFDSLDSNIKRAKEKALAYIHSFDRKQNLLLTGDYGTGKSHLSVSITKELMERDYECLFLSLPKLLTKIKRTYNTKGVTEDDLLNVIQRVDLLVLDDIGAEQQTEWSTSKLFEILDDRSGKATVYTTNLSSDELKERVNERNFSRMMDNTNVIVMNGSDYRRRGF, encoded by the coding sequence ATGGAAAGTATTAAACAGCATATAACAAGTCCAGAACAAAAACGACTTAAAACGTTTGTGTGTGAGGGTTGCCATCAGCACGTATCACAAACAGAATTGATCATCCCTTCTGGACCACGTGAAGGGGAGCGAGTCATAGCAAATTACGGATGCAGATGTGAAGATATCAAGCTGGCAAAAGCAGCTGAACAAAAATACAGTCAGCTCAAACATCGTAAGCTGATGGACAGTTTTAATTATTATTCATTGATAAATGACTCGCTGAAAGAAGCAACATTAGATAACTTTGATTCCCTCGACAGCAACATAAAGAGGGCTAAAGAAAAGGCATTGGCGTATATCCATTCATTTGATCGAAAACAGAATCTCTTATTGACAGGCGATTATGGAACCGGAAAAAGCCATCTTTCGGTTTCGATAACGAAAGAGTTGATGGAAAGAGACTACGAATGCTTGTTTCTCTCCCTTCCAAAACTGCTAACGAAGATCAAGCGAACCTATAATACAAAAGGCGTCACAGAAGATGACCTGCTAAATGTTATTCAACGTGTGGACTTATTAGTGCTGGACGATATTGGGGCGGAACAACAAACAGAATGGTCTACGTCTAAACTTTTCGAAATACTGGATGATCGCTCAGGTAAAGCAACCGTTTATACGACCAATTTAAGTAGTGATGAACTCAAAGAACGGGTGAATGAACGGAACTTCTCAAGAATGATGGACAATACAAACGTTATCGTTATGAACGGTTCAGATTATAGAAGGAGGGGTTTTTAA
- a CDS encoding ArpU family phage packaging/lysis transcriptional regulator, with the protein MQFSTDVENIFTQEEIEDILKDEQNFYIEHAEKNWLNRYFKVKAMANETKVPSIVSSISDMPHGSSNFKKSKTEMYALKTIQASEWLEILHSTIRSLNPIEQELIELKYLHRRHDGSRYSDEVIYPQLFVGKTRYYEIKKEALEILGRHLYGVFAERGFS; encoded by the coding sequence ATGCAATTCAGCACGGATGTTGAGAACATATTCACGCAAGAGGAAATTGAAGACATTTTAAAGGATGAACAGAATTTCTATATTGAACATGCGGAAAAAAACTGGCTAAACCGGTATTTTAAAGTTAAAGCCATGGCGAACGAAACGAAGGTACCAAGCATCGTTTCATCTATATCCGATATGCCTCATGGATCCAGCAATTTCAAAAAGAGCAAGACAGAAATGTATGCTCTAAAAACAATACAAGCATCAGAGTGGTTAGAAATTTTGCATTCAACCATTCGTTCATTAAATCCGATTGAACAAGAATTGATAGAATTGAAGTATTTGCATAGACGTCATGACGGTTCTCGATATAGTGACGAGGTCATTTATCCGCAGCTATTTGTCGGTAAAACGAGGTATTATGAAATAAAGAAAGAAGCATTGGAAATACTCGGACGACATCTATACGGTGTCTTTGCTGAAAGGGGATTTTCTTGA
- the pstC gene encoding phosphate ABC transporter permease subunit PstC produces MKKIETSTARQRLLKSNNKGSQGELRGRFLVTLCALIMIAATISITAFLTVKGLQSFLVNGVSPIEFITSSDWNPTSSKNPQYGALPFIFGSLAVTFLSALVAAPLGIGGAIFMTEVTPSWGKKILQPVIELLVGIPSVVYGFIGLTVLVPFIRNTFEAPQAGFSLLAGTIVLSVMILPTITTIATDTMGAIPDSLREGSYALGATRWQTIRKVLIPAVLPSLLTAIVLGMARAFGEALAVQMVIGNVHDLPSSILDPSATLTTIITLNMGHTAYGSVENNTLWSMGLILLIISFLFILIIRFLSSRRKI; encoded by the coding sequence ATGAAAAAGATTGAAACTTCAACAGCAAGACAGAGGCTGCTTAAATCAAATAACAAGGGTTCACAAGGTGAATTGAGAGGACGTTTCCTCGTTACACTTTGTGCGCTCATTATGATTGCAGCAACGATTTCAATTACTGCCTTTCTTACAGTTAAAGGCCTTCAGTCTTTTTTAGTAAATGGTGTGAGTCCAATAGAATTTATAACCAGCAGTGACTGGAATCCCACTAGTAGTAAAAATCCTCAATATGGTGCGCTGCCTTTTATCTTCGGTTCTCTTGCTGTTACATTTTTATCAGCTTTAGTCGCCGCGCCTTTGGGTATTGGTGGAGCTATATTTATGACAGAAGTAACGCCGTCGTGGGGGAAAAAGATTTTACAGCCTGTTATAGAGTTACTCGTCGGCATTCCATCTGTTGTCTATGGATTTATAGGTCTAACAGTATTGGTCCCATTTATCCGCAATACGTTTGAAGCCCCACAGGCCGGATTTAGCCTGCTGGCTGGAACCATTGTACTATCGGTTATGATCTTGCCGACTATTACGACCATTGCGACAGATACAATGGGGGCAATACCGGACAGCTTGCGCGAAGGATCTTACGCATTAGGGGCTACAAGGTGGCAGACAATACGGAAGGTTTTAATTCCAGCAGTCTTGCCCTCTTTATTAACTGCAATTGTTTTAGGAATGGCAAGAGCATTTGGAGAAGCACTTGCAGTTCAAATGGTAATCGGAAACGTTCATGACCTTCCATCTTCAATATTGGATCCATCAGCAACGCTAACGACCATTATCACGTTAAATATGGGCCATACCGCTTACGGCAGTGTTGAAAATAATACATTGTGGTCAATGGGATTAATTTTGCTAATTATTTCATTCCTATTTATTCTAATCATTCGCTTTTTGTCATCTAGGAGGAAAATTTAA
- the pstB gene encoding phosphate ABC transporter ATP-binding protein PstB: MGKLQPADKRQVSINMKQLTRLQTEPETKSQQTNHINKEIILSIKDLSIFYGDNEAVKKAAFDIEKNSVTALIGPSGCGKSTFLRSINRMNDLIPIAHSQGEIVYEDVNILDKDINVIALRKEIGMVFQKPNPFPKSIYNNITHALKFYGTKGRKKLDQIVEESLRKAFLWDEVKDRLHESASSLSGGQQQRLCIARTLAMEPNVLLLDEPASSLDPISNAKIEELILQLKNNYSIVIVTHNMQQASRISDKTAFFLNGSVIEYDDTQTIFAAPAQQQTEDYISGRFG, from the coding sequence ATAGGAAAATTACAGCCAGCAGATAAAAGGCAGGTGTCTATAAATATGAAGCAGTTAACCAGATTACAAACCGAACCGGAGACGAAGAGCCAGCAAACGAATCATATCAATAAGGAAATCATTTTGAGCATTAAAGATTTAAGCATCTTTTATGGAGACAATGAAGCGGTAAAAAAAGCAGCATTTGATATAGAAAAAAATTCGGTAACAGCACTGATTGGGCCTTCAGGGTGTGGAAAGTCGACCTTTCTTAGAAGTATTAATAGAATGAATGATTTGATCCCAATTGCCCACAGTCAAGGGGAAATAGTATATGAAGATGTCAATATTCTTGACAAAGACATCAATGTTATTGCCCTGAGAAAAGAGATAGGAATGGTTTTTCAAAAACCAAATCCTTTTCCCAAGTCTATATATAATAATATCACACACGCACTGAAATTTTACGGAACTAAAGGCAGAAAAAAATTAGATCAAATAGTAGAGGAAAGTTTAAGAAAAGCATTTCTTTGGGATGAGGTAAAAGATAGACTCCATGAGAGTGCTTCATCATTATCAGGCGGGCAACAACAGAGGCTCTGTATAGCCAGAACGCTTGCGATGGAACCAAATGTGCTATTGCTGGATGAGCCTGCATCATCACTGGATCCTATTTCAAATGCAAAAATTGAAGAGTTAATACTACAACTTAAAAACAACTATTCTATAGTCATTGTGACCCATAATATGCAGCAGGCATCAAGGATTTCCGATAAAACAGCCTTTTTCTTAAATGGGAGTGTTATTGAATATGATGATACACAAACTATTTTCGCTGCCCCTGCACAACAACAAACTGAAGACTATATCTCAGGCCGATTTGGCTAA
- the pnpS gene encoding two-component system histidine kinase PnpS, translated as MNTSNSRLFFTYIAVVILVLLGIGAIVMPLTSPAGKVIVGLTLLGSLIIFLILIVNLFDKYIKPVRSATRVADELVKGNYRVRTYVSPYGEAGKLSNSVNELARNLQEMTIQEKMQESQLKTVVDNMDSGLMLIDERGYVHLVNQKFSSIFSIDPQDVIGYLYYNIIDEQSIHKAVQEAFLYEKEITDSFTSSMELGSKFVEIVGAPILNEANRLKGTVLVFHDITEFKQLEQMRKDFVANVSHELKTPVTSIRGFAETLLEGAMNDPELNKQFLTTIFDESKRLQALVQDLLELSELEKDELQLQTKEIDLAGLFKEIRPFLDQQAAQQQIHFSSSISENLVMTGDTDRMKQVLLNLITNAMIYTPARGKVDLTMDGTDDMIKIKVSDTGIGIPEEERSRIFERFYRVDKARSRNTGGTGLGLAIVKHIVEAHNGKIELDSKLGQGTTFKLTFPKYIN; from the coding sequence ATGAATACATCAAATTCTCGATTATTCTTCACTTACATTGCTGTCGTTATTCTGGTTTTACTGGGAATTGGGGCCATTGTCATGCCCTTAACGTCTCCAGCCGGGAAAGTAATTGTTGGTCTTACATTACTTGGATCCCTAATTATATTTTTAATCCTGATCGTTAATCTTTTTGACAAATATATTAAACCAGTTCGTTCTGCAACCAGAGTTGCAGATGAGTTAGTTAAAGGTAATTATCGAGTTAGAACTTATGTCTCTCCATATGGTGAGGCAGGTAAACTTAGCAATTCAGTCAATGAGCTGGCACGGAACCTACAGGAAATGACCATCCAGGAAAAGATGCAAGAAAGCCAGTTAAAGACAGTTGTTGATAATATGGACAGTGGGTTAATGCTGATCGATGAACGGGGGTATGTTCATTTAGTTAATCAAAAATTTTCGTCTATATTCAGCATAGACCCCCAAGACGTGATTGGCTATCTCTATTACAACATTATTGATGAACAAAGCATCCATAAGGCAGTACAAGAAGCATTTCTTTACGAAAAAGAAATTACAGACTCTTTTACAAGTTCAATGGAATTAGGCAGTAAGTTCGTTGAAATCGTAGGGGCTCCGATTCTTAATGAAGCAAACAGGTTAAAGGGAACTGTTTTAGTTTTTCATGATATAACCGAATTTAAACAGTTGGAGCAAATGCGGAAAGATTTTGTTGCAAATGTCTCTCATGAATTGAAAACACCTGTTACTTCGATCAGAGGTTTTGCTGAAACGCTGCTAGAAGGAGCAATGAACGATCCGGAGTTAAATAAGCAATTTTTAACAACAATATTTGATGAGAGTAAACGGCTGCAGGCACTGGTTCAGGATTTACTGGAGTTATCTGAACTGGAAAAAGATGAACTTCAGTTACAGACAAAAGAAATTGATCTAGCTGGACTTTTTAAAGAGATTCGGCCATTTCTGGATCAACAGGCAGCCCAACAGCAAATTCATTTTTCTTCATCTATAAGTGAAAACCTTGTAATGACTGGGGACACTGATCGTATGAAACAGGTTTTGTTGAATTTAATCACGAATGCAATGATCTATACCCCTGCCAGAGGTAAGGTAGACTTAACAATGGATGGCACAGACGACATGATAAAAATAAAAGTAAGTGATACTGGAATAGGAATTCCAGAAGAAGAAAGGTCAAGAATATTTGAGCGGTTTTACCGTGTTGATAAAGCAAGAAGCAGGAATACAGGTGGTACAGGACTTGGTCTGGCGATTGTTAAACACATCGTTGAAGCCCATAATGGTAAGATTGAACTGGACAGCAAACTAGGACAAGGCACAACATTTAAACTTACTTTTCCCAAGTATATAAATTAA
- a CDS encoding IS256 family transposase: MSHLTTDLLEALAQKQDIEEVFRRHLETAINQLLKHELTAFLDYEPYEQAGVNSGNSRNGFYGRTFKTEYGSLELHIPRDRNGAFQQQTLAPYKRSNDTLEQFIIHLYEKGITTDEIADLIEKMYGQHYSKQTVSNLTKLVSEDVQAFHERQLEKHYVCIYLDATQIPIRRQSVEKESVYIAIGIAEDGGKEVLDFTIAPTESAEVWEELIQRLSERGVEHVLLFISDGLNGMTDALHRVYPKAKHQVCCVHVSRNIANKVRVKDRAAILDDFKAVYEAESRQEALNALDQFQTKWHKTYPRAVDAVMKQDRLLTFYDFPASIRPSIYTTNLIEGFNKEIKRYVKRKEQFPNEDALERFLVTQFLDYNHKFGMRCHKGFGKAKPELLQMFESLEEQV, encoded by the coding sequence ATGAGCCATCTTACTACAGATTTGCTTGAAGCACTAGCCCAAAAACAAGATATTGAGGAAGTTTTTCGCCGTCATTTGGAAACGGCGATCAATCAGCTTTTAAAACATGAACTAACGGCTTTTCTGGATTATGAACCTTATGAACAGGCTGGTGTTAACTCTGGTAATTCCCGTAATGGATTTTACGGCCGGACGTTCAAAACGGAATACGGCAGCCTTGAGCTCCATATTCCCAGAGACCGCAACGGTGCCTTTCAGCAACAAACTCTGGCGCCTTATAAGCGTTCCAACGACACATTGGAACAGTTTATCATCCATTTGTACGAAAAAGGCATCACAACGGATGAAATCGCCGATTTGATCGAAAAAATGTACGGTCAGCATTATTCCAAACAGACCGTATCCAATCTGACAAAGCTTGTGTCTGAAGACGTCCAGGCTTTCCATGAACGACAGTTGGAAAAGCACTATGTCTGCATTTATCTGGATGCCACACAAATCCCGATCCGGCGCCAAAGCGTGGAAAAAGAATCGGTCTATATCGCCATTGGCATTGCGGAGGATGGCGGCAAAGAAGTGCTGGACTTTACCATTGCCCCAACGGAATCCGCCGAGGTGTGGGAAGAGCTGATCCAGCGTTTATCTGAACGCGGTGTCGAGCACGTCCTTCTTTTTATTTCGGACGGTTTGAACGGCATGACGGATGCCCTGCATCGCGTCTACCCAAAAGCTAAACATCAGGTGTGCTGCGTTCATGTTTCCCGCAACATCGCTAACAAAGTGCGTGTGAAAGATCGCGCCGCCATTCTGGATGACTTCAAGGCTGTCTACGAGGCTGAAAGCCGCCAGGAGGCGCTGAATGCCCTGGACCAATTTCAAACCAAATGGCATAAGACATATCCGCGTGCTGTCGATGCGGTGATGAAACAGGACCGTTTATTAACGTTCTATGACTTTCCGGCATCCATCCGACCCAGCATCTATACAACAAACCTCATCGAAGGATTTAACAAGGAAATCAAACGCTACGTTAAACGCAAAGAACAGTTTCCCAACGAAGATGCCCTGGAACGTTTCCTGGTGACCCAGTTTTTAGACTATAATCATAAGTTCGGTATGCGGTGCCACAAGGGCTTTGGAAAGGCAAAGCCTGAATTACTGCAGATGTTTGAATCGTTAGAAGAGCAGGTTTAA